From Pseudanabaena sp. PCC 6802, one genomic window encodes:
- a CDS encoding pyridoxal phosphate-dependent aminotransferase has product MSATAINSSTTLSLSQRATQTKESQIREASRYCAQFGAINLAQGLPDFAAPEALKQAAQDAIAADINQYADTWGLEALRVAIAAKLQRDNGIAVDPDTQVTVCCGATEGLNIALMSIIDPGDRVLIFEPFYENYIPNLATVGGIPEMLVLQPPQWEITAEMLEPYFQKGLKAVIVNTPANPTGKVWTRAELELLATFCDRYGVYVITDEIYEYILYEGEHVSMFSLPGMAERTIVVNGFSKTFCVTGWRLGYTVASEALTAAMRRIHDFLTICAPAPLQQAALVALSFGRDYYIQMAADYKRKRDLLYSALEAMGLSPVLPRGAYYIWTDSSALAEDADRAAFRLAQEAKVAAVPGNCFSNPKRQHVNGLRFCFAKKDSTLAAAIAQMQKFRL; this is encoded by the coding sequence ATGTCCGCAACCGCTATAAATTCTTCAACAACTTTATCCCTCTCGCAGAGAGCAACTCAAACCAAAGAATCGCAAATTCGGGAGGCATCTCGCTACTGCGCTCAGTTTGGCGCGATCAATCTGGCGCAGGGTTTACCAGACTTTGCGGCACCAGAAGCTCTGAAACAAGCAGCCCAGGACGCGATCGCCGCTGACATCAATCAATATGCCGACACCTGGGGTTTAGAGGCGCTGCGCGTAGCGATCGCGGCCAAACTACAACGGGATAATGGCATCGCGGTCGATCCTGACACGCAGGTGACGGTCTGTTGCGGTGCGACTGAGGGTTTGAATATTGCCTTGATGAGTATTATCGATCCGGGCGATCGGGTGCTGATTTTCGAGCCGTTCTATGAGAACTACATCCCGAATTTGGCGACAGTGGGCGGCATCCCAGAGATGTTGGTGTTACAGCCGCCGCAGTGGGAAATTACGGCAGAGATGTTAGAGCCGTACTTTCAAAAGGGGCTGAAGGCAGTCATTGTCAATACACCAGCAAATCCTACTGGGAAAGTATGGACGCGCGCGGAACTGGAATTGCTGGCAACGTTTTGCGATCGCTATGGAGTTTACGTCATTACGGATGAAATCTACGAATACATCCTGTACGAAGGCGAACACGTCAGTATGTTTAGCTTGCCGGGGATGGCAGAACGAACGATCGTCGTGAATGGATTCTCTAAAACTTTCTGCGTCACGGGGTGGAGACTGGGTTATACAGTTGCCTCCGAGGCTCTGACCGCAGCCATGCGGCGCATCCATGATTTTCTCACGATTTGCGCGCCTGCCCCTCTACAGCAAGCTGCTCTAGTTGCCTTGAGTTTTGGTCGCGATTATTACATTCAAATGGCAGCGGACTACAAGCGCAAGCGAGATTTGCTTTATTCAGCCCTGGAGGCAATGGGACTCTCACCTGTTTTGCCGAGGGGTGCTTACTACATCTGGACTGATAGCTCGGCCCTTGCAGAAGATGCCGATCGAGCAGCATTTCGCCTCGCGCAGGAGGCAAAGGTGGCAGCAGTACCGGGAAATTGCTTTAGCAATCCCAAGCGACAGCACGTAAATGGGCTGCGCTTCTGCTTTGCGAAAAAGGATAGTACGTTGGCAGCAGCGATCGCCCAAATGCAAAAATTCCGACTGTAG
- a CDS encoding SRPBCC family protein encodes MPLFFSPVEVEYLASGKRLSRTSINPTSLSAKQFWSAFEDYLTLQQALSGHPDTTLETDNGKPTNGVGATIRFEYKGSVTRETLIVYDTEKYIWKINIPEPNSVFSFYEATARVYEAEKGAEVTLTIDFALQGKTPEERTQILQVMANSAQPQRIDEINNFVLQRDGLRCAFELEVNCPAAKLWSVIGNWEDVSWVQYATDVKMIPVGGRQVIFPNNNVVEEQLVYADDAERTLVYQVTQSGMPVSLYRGTVKLTEINATTTRVNYDNVFIPVEGKDPQQVKTEIEQIFNARLAWFKSKFDNQN; translated from the coding sequence AACCTCACTATCAGCAAAGCAATTTTGGTCTGCTTTTGAAGACTATCTCACCTTACAGCAAGCTCTCAGCGGACATCCAGACACAACCCTGGAAACTGACAATGGCAAGCCAACTAATGGTGTAGGAGCTACTATTCGATTTGAGTATAAAGGTTCTGTAACAAGGGAAACCCTCATCGTTTACGATACCGAAAAATATATTTGGAAAATCAATATACCGGAACCCAATTCAGTCTTTTCGTTCTATGAGGCTACTGCCAGGGTTTATGAGGCAGAAAAGGGTGCAGAAGTAACGCTGACTATTGACTTTGCCCTACAGGGTAAGACTCCGGAAGAGCGAACTCAGATCCTCCAGGTTATGGCTAACTCGGCACAACCGCAGCGGATTGATGAAATTAATAATTTCGTGCTTCAGAGGGATGGTTTGAGATGTGCTTTTGAGCTTGAGGTTAACTGCCCAGCCGCTAAGCTATGGAGTGTGATTGGCAATTGGGAAGATGTTTCATGGGTTCAGTACGCCACAGATGTCAAAATGATTCCTGTGGGTGGGAGGCAGGTTATCTTCCCAAATAATAATGTTGTGGAAGAGCAACTCGTATACGCTGACGATGCCGAGCGTACGTTAGTCTACCAGGTGACTCAGAGTGGGATGCCCGTGAGCCTTTACAGGGGTACGGTTAAGCTGACTGAGATAAATGCAACTACTACACGGGTAAACTATGACAATGTCTTCATCCCAGTTGAAGGCAAGGATCCCCAGCAAGTCAAAACAGAAATCGAGCAGATTTTCAATGCACGGCTTGCATGGTTTAAATCGAAATTTGACAACCAAAATTAG
- a CDS encoding lipoxygenase family protein: MSSGANVTGIVRAPIDKVWELFKPFGAENMKWWHIYEWMQLEPPGKDEVGAVRSFKTLTGREYKERLEVRDDQKHVLQYSLVEAKPSIPTLKSILTTVEMSAKSDTETVVHWSAVVDVSQAFAGTIASAQEQAYTEAIAFLDSYFHPNIGKLEVDLINGIDLIKTSLFFTDPYVVIVFDEGKPQKSKVCLNTFDPLWQEKFSFDVKTTEGKLQLSVWDAKLGRDDFMGHAEVDIHDLVSGQSARKTLKLQGVDRGEVTISLLLTLDSGKKLPPTKEMEQEEAIAFLQQVLEDIKNQALLIMQQQALGEAQKYEYLKYPRRTDAPDLPLEEFPPLVKGLPPTQELPPEKLGLFAKRIAEYVYSEIGFFQRLQQTVQAGGDPWTAYYDKWITSPIQIPKIWQDDVEFCRQMIQGVNPMYITLCKDAAAIPKDMLSLTAQGKTIPELIAEKRLFMLDYADIEDVPQLQGKVFYAPFVLVFRELLEGGKSRLNMVGIQLTRYKDRQNEVYTPSSPHPHRYLFAKIHTACADDQFHQFVVHLGLTHLAVEPFAISHHNALPTEHPIAKLLKPHLQETIGINYLARQTLISKVVPFTDRTFATGTAGGLQLVLKAWRRWDFFGMSFPQQLLERGFDERGSDGVEDFFFRDDGFKIWNALSEYVGNVVETVYANDAAVAADKDIQAWAAETADPKKAAVPGFPATITTRALLANALTNIIFLASAQHSAINFSQYQYLGYVPGRPNVMFKGMPDTEGDITMEYILSSLQSFATAHFQVFFSNFLSTPSLHPLSNLPLEENFFPEIHAAFIAKLNAIAAEIDERNKKLEQEGKIPYPYLSPKQIAISIDT, translated from the coding sequence ATGAGCAGTGGCGCAAATGTCACGGGTATCGTCCGAGCACCAATTGATAAGGTATGGGAGCTATTCAAACCATTTGGTGCAGAAAACATGAAGTGGTGGCACATTTATGAATGGATGCAACTCGAACCGCCTGGCAAAGACGAAGTAGGAGCTGTGCGCTCTTTTAAAACTCTCACGGGACGAGAATACAAAGAGCGTCTCGAAGTTCGCGACGACCAGAAACACGTATTGCAGTATTCCCTGGTGGAAGCAAAACCTTCTATACCCACACTGAAGAGCATCCTGACCACGGTAGAAATGTCTGCCAAAAGTGACACGGAAACTGTCGTCCATTGGTCGGCTGTAGTTGATGTCAGTCAAGCTTTTGCTGGCACGATCGCCAGCGCTCAGGAACAAGCCTACACCGAAGCGATCGCTTTTCTAGATAGCTATTTCCATCCAAATATAGGAAAACTAGAAGTCGATCTGATTAACGGGATCGATCTGATCAAAACTAGTTTGTTCTTTACCGATCCTTACGTCGTAATTGTTTTTGATGAAGGGAAACCACAAAAATCAAAGGTCTGCCTTAACACCTTCGATCCACTATGGCAAGAGAAGTTCTCTTTTGATGTCAAAACTACTGAAGGTAAGCTCCAGTTGAGCGTTTGGGATGCAAAACTCGGTAGGGATGATTTTATGGGTCATGCCGAAGTTGATATCCACGATCTGGTGTCCGGGCAGTCAGCGAGAAAAACTCTCAAGCTCCAGGGTGTAGATCGAGGAGAGGTCACCATCTCTTTACTGCTAACGCTTGACTCGGGAAAGAAACTTCCACCCACAAAAGAAATGGAGCAGGAAGAAGCGATCGCTTTCTTGCAGCAAGTACTGGAAGATATCAAAAACCAGGCTCTACTAATAATGCAGCAGCAGGCATTGGGAGAAGCACAAAAGTATGAATATCTGAAATATCCCCGTCGTACGGATGCACCCGATCTACCCCTAGAAGAATTCCCTCCCCTGGTTAAGGGTTTACCGCCTACACAGGAACTTCCTCCCGAAAAGTTGGGATTATTTGCCAAGCGGATTGCCGAGTATGTTTATTCCGAGATCGGATTTTTTCAAAGGTTGCAGCAAACCGTTCAAGCAGGCGGAGATCCCTGGACAGCATATTATGATAAATGGATTACCTCTCCCATCCAAATCCCCAAAATTTGGCAAGATGATGTCGAATTCTGTCGCCAAATGATTCAAGGGGTAAACCCGATGTACATTACCCTTTGCAAAGACGCAGCGGCGATCCCGAAGGATATGCTCAGTCTGACCGCTCAAGGGAAAACAATTCCCGAGTTGATCGCGGAAAAGCGCTTGTTCATGCTGGATTACGCCGATATAGAGGACGTTCCCCAACTGCAAGGTAAGGTGTTTTACGCTCCCTTTGTGTTGGTATTCCGAGAACTACTAGAAGGTGGGAAGTCTCGCCTGAATATGGTCGGCATACAGCTAACCCGTTATAAAGACCGCCAAAATGAAGTTTACACCCCTAGCTCTCCGCATCCGCATAGATATCTGTTCGCTAAGATTCATACAGCCTGCGCTGACGATCAATTTCACCAGTTTGTCGTTCATTTAGGCTTGACGCATCTGGCGGTAGAACCCTTTGCCATCAGCCATCACAATGCCCTGCCCACGGAGCACCCTATAGCCAAGCTTCTGAAACCTCACTTACAAGAGACAATCGGGATTAACTATCTAGCTCGTCAAACTCTGATCTCCAAAGTCGTTCCATTTACCGATCGCACCTTTGCCACAGGTACCGCAGGAGGGTTACAGCTAGTGCTGAAGGCATGGAGACGATGGGACTTTTTCGGGATGAGTTTCCCCCAACAGCTTTTAGAACGAGGATTCGACGAACGCGGCTCGGATGGGGTAGAAGATTTCTTCTTCCGCGACGATGGGTTCAAGATTTGGAATGCCTTATCTGAGTATGTTGGTAATGTCGTAGAAACTGTATATGCAAACGACGCTGCTGTAGCAGCAGATAAGGATATCCAGGCTTGGGCTGCCGAAACCGCAGATCCCAAAAAGGCAGCAGTACCTGGCTTCCCTGCTACTATTACAACCCGCGCCTTGCTTGCGAACGCGCTCACCAACATTATCTTCCTTGCCAGCGCCCAACATTCGGCGATCAATTTCTCCCAGTATCAATACCTGGGATACGTCCCCGGTCGTCCCAATGTTATGTTTAAGGGCATGCCCGACACTGAGGGTGATATTACTATGGAATACATTTTGAGTTCCTTGCAAAGCTTTGCAACTGCTCACTTCCAAGTCTTTTTCTCCAATTTCCTCTCAACTCCTTCTCTGCATCCTTTATCTAACTTACCGTTAGAGGAGAATTTCTTTCCCGAGATTCATGCTGCGTTTATTGCAAAACTCAATGCGATCGCAGCAGAAATTGATGAAAGAAACAAGAAGTTAGAGCAGGAAGGAAAAATTCCGTATCCATATCTATCTCCCAAGCAAATTGCCATCAGCATTGATACATAG
- a CDS encoding GGDEF domain-containing protein: MTLTPDPMETLKRNAMNLILWVMALGGAIATLLHLLEGKAHIISLILPPMTVVVCLSLLLYLNRYPQAIYLTIKIALGWVGFIILFPEYFFVIEALVNPEKKLVDILPPITSGIFLLTTGMVVFLRSRSLARQAFWLWIVTAAPVVSYLIFHPQELQTPRGMDLMLALAPAMAINLSLILFYVRLQDAIDKLHIERLHLTEVSEKDALTKAFNRGAGERILQTLIDKPAQKIGIILCDIDRFKRINDTYGHLLGDRVLQLFAQSCQANLRKQDTLIRWGGEEFLIVVSGDDELELEQLAERLRQVIAELQIPEVGKITASFGIASLRSQENIIDLFARADRALYQAKGLGRDRVVRS; encoded by the coding sequence ATGACCTTAACACCTGACCCGATGGAAACCCTCAAACGAAATGCCATGAACCTCATACTATGGGTTATGGCTTTAGGTGGAGCGATCGCTACGCTGCTTCATCTACTTGAGGGCAAAGCTCATATTATTTCATTAATACTTCCCCCCATGACAGTTGTCGTTTGCCTGAGTCTCTTGCTATATCTCAATAGATATCCTCAGGCTATCTATCTGACTATAAAGATCGCTTTGGGGTGGGTTGGTTTTATTATCTTATTCCCAGAATATTTTTTTGTAATTGAAGCCTTAGTAAATCCTGAGAAGAAGTTAGTTGATATTTTGCCACCGATTACTTCAGGAATTTTTCTCCTCACGACAGGCATGGTTGTTTTCTTGCGATCGCGCAGTTTAGCTAGACAAGCGTTTTGGCTTTGGATAGTTACTGCAGCCCCTGTTGTGAGCTACCTAATATTTCACCCCCAAGAATTACAAACACCTAGAGGCATGGATCTAATGCTCGCGCTCGCACCTGCGATGGCAATTAATCTATCCTTAATTCTATTTTACGTGCGGCTACAGGATGCTATTGATAAACTGCACATTGAGCGATTGCATCTTACAGAAGTTTCAGAGAAAGATGCGCTCACTAAAGCTTTTAATCGAGGAGCTGGAGAGCGCATATTGCAAACCCTTATAGATAAACCAGCCCAGAAGATTGGTATTATTCTATGCGATATCGATCGCTTTAAACGAATTAACGATACATACGGTCATTTATTGGGCGATCGCGTGCTTCAGCTATTTGCTCAATCTTGTCAAGCTAACTTGCGCAAGCAGGATACTCTGATTCGGTGGGGTGGGGAGGAATTCCTGATCGTGGTGTCGGGAGATGATGAGCTAGAGCTAGAACAATTGGCAGAACGTTTGCGGCAGGTCATCGCCGAGTTGCAAATACCCGAAGTGGGGAAAATCACCGCTTCATTTGGGATTGCCTCCCTAAGATCGCAGGAAAATATTATCGATCTATTCGCGCGGGCAGATCGGGCACTCTATCAAGCTAAAGGGCTAGGCAGAGATCGAGTAGTTCGATCGTAA